The proteins below come from a single Malus domestica chromosome 03, GDT2T_hap1 genomic window:
- the LOC103419110 gene encoding aspartic proteinase 36-like, translated as MDLHKNPRAVLGCFLIFSTFFPDASANFVFSVSHKFNGRDGRSLSELKAHDSRRHGRILADSASAVDLQLGGNGRPSETGLYFAKLRIGSPSKDYFVQVDTGSDILWVNCIDCTNCPEKSDIGVKLTLYDPKGSSSSKAVTCNQEFCTSKYNGQLPGCQPDLLCQYDVTYGDGSATAGYFVKDTIQFDKGTNGSVVFGCGARQSGQLDKSSEALDGILGFGQANSSVFSQLAASGKVKKQFAHCLDNVRGGGIFAIGQVVEPKVKNTTPLVRGQAHYNVVMEAIEVGGNVLQLPSDVFDTGSNAGTIIDSGTTLGYLPEEVFNAVMKKILAKQPDLKLHTVDDQFTCFQFSNNVDNGFPLVKFHFKNSASLTVYPHDYLFQLKEDVWCSGWQSSGMKSKSGDSMTLLGDLVLSNKLVIYDLENQMIGWTDYNCSSSIKVRNEMTGGVDTIGSHNLSSASTFTTGRLLLTFFLLISAVF; from the coding sequence atGGATCTTCACAAAAATCCAAGAGCCGTTCTGGGTTGTTTTCTGATTTTCTCCACATTTTTTCCAGATGCGTCGGCAAATTTCGTGTTCTCCGTCAGCCACAAGTTCAATGGCCGTGACGGGCGGTCGTTGAGCGAGCTCAAAGCCCACGATTCCCGCCGCCACGGCCGGATTCTCGCCGACTCTGCTTCTGCGGTGGATCTACAGCTGGGCGGCAATGGCCGTCCGTCAGAGACCGGATTATACTTCGCCAAGCTCAGGATTGGGTCGCCGTCCAAGGACTATTTTGTCCAGGTGGATACAGGGAGTGACATCCTGTGGGTCAATTGCATCGACTGCACAAACTGTCCAGAGAAAAGTGACATTGGCGTGAAGCTCACATTGTATGATCCGAAAGGCTCTTCGAGTTCGAAAGCTGTTACTTGTAATCAGGAGTTTTGCACGTCGAAATACAACGGTCAGCTTCCGGGCTGCCAGCCGGACTTGCTCTGCCAATACGACGTGACTTATGGCGACGGAAGTGCGACGGCGGGATACTTTGTGAAGGACACTATTCAATTTGATAAGGGGACTAATGGCAGTGTTGTGTTTGGTTGCGGAGCTAGGCAATCCGGGCAGCTGGACAAATCATCCGAGGCGCTTGATGGGATTCTAGGATTCGGGCAGGCGAATTCGTCTGTGTTTTCCCAGCTGGCTGCTTCCGGGAAGGTGAAGAAACAATTTGCACATTGTTTGGACAATGTTCGCGGAGGCGGGATTTTCGCCATTGGCCAAGTTGTGGAGCCAAAAGTGAAGAACACAACTCCGTTGGTGCGGGGGCAGGCGCATTACAATGTTGTAATGGAGGCAATTGAGGTGGGAGGTAATGTCCTGCAGCTCCCCTCTGATGTTTTTGACACGGGGTCAAACGCAGGGACGATCATCGACAGCGGAACAACCCTGGGCTATCTCCCAGAGGAGGTTTTCAACGCAGTGATGAAGAAGATTTTAGCCAAGCAGCCTGACTTGAAATTGCACACAGTTGACGACCAGTTCACATGCTTCCAATTTTCCAACAATGTTGACAATGGATTTCCATTGGTGAAGTTCCACTTCAAGAATTCGGCTTCCCTGACGGTTTATCCCCATGACTATCTGTTCCAGCTGAAGGAAGATGTGTGGTGTTCCGGCTGGCAGAGCAGCGGGATGAAATCGAAAAGCGGTGACTCCATGACGCTTCTCGGTGATTTGGTGCTGTCGAACAAGCTGGTGATTTATGATCTGGAGAATCAGATGATCGGATGGACCGACTACAACTGCTCATCAAGCATCAAAGTGCGGAATGAGATGACAGGAGGAGTAGATACAATTGGTTCTCACAATCTTTCTTCAGCTTCCACTTTTACAACTGGGAGATTATTATTGACATTCTTCTTGTTAATATCTGCTGTGTTTTAG
- the LOC103432531 gene encoding E3 ubiquitin-protein ligase SP1-like produces MLPWGGLSCCLSGAALYLLGRSSGRDAEILKSATRINQLRELAKLLDSEYVLPLVVAVSGRVSSETPISCEFTGLRGVVVEETAEQHFLKHNDAGSWIQDSALMLSMSKEVPWYLDDGTGRVFVVGARAATGFVLPVASEVFEESGRSLVRGTLDYLQGLKMLGVKRIERVLPTGTSMSVVGEVVKDDIGTIRIQRPQKGPFYVCPKTIDQLISNLGKWARWYKYASMGLTMFGVYLVAKHSIQYFMERKRRKELQKRVLAAAAKRSGEDSEGSNEKDDNASDGSKRDRMMPNLCVICLEQEYNAVFVPCGHMCCCTTCSLHLTSCPLCRRRIDQAVKTFRH; encoded by the exons ATGCTACCTTGGGGTGGATTGAGTTGCTGTCTGAGTGGAGCTGCTCTTTACCTTCTTGGCAGGAGCAGTGGCAG GGATGCAGAGATTCTTAAATCCGCCACTCGAATTAATCAGTTGAGGGAATTGG CAAAATTGTTGGATTCCGAATATGTATTGCCATTGGTGGTTGCGGTCTCGGGGAGAGTTAGCTCTGAAACCCCCATCAGCTGTGAGTTTACTGGTTTACGAGGCGTAGTTGTGGAGGAAACG gCAGAACAACATTTTTTGAAGCACAATGATGCTGGCTCATGGATACAGGATTCTGCTTTGATGCTTTCAATGAGTAAAGAAGTCCCCTGGTACTTG GATGATGGAACTGGTCGCGTGTTTGTGGTGGGAGCTCGAGCTGCCACAGGATTTGTATTGCCGGTTGCAAGCGAGGTATTTGAAGAGTCAGGACGATCCCTCGTACGTGGGACATTAGATTATCTCCAAGGCCTCAAG ATGCTTGGAGTCAAACGAATTGAGAGGGTACTTCCAACTGGTACTTCTATGAGTGTTGTTGGTGAG GTTGTCAAAGATGACATTGGTACAATTCGGATTCAACGACCTCAGAAAGGGCCATTTTATGTCTGTCCCAAAACCATTGATCAGCTTATTTCAAACCTTGGAAAATGGGCAAG GTGGTACAAATATGCATCTATGGGTTTGACCATGTTTGGTGTTTATTTGGTTGCTAAGCATTCTATCCAATACTTCATGGAGAGAAAGCGGCGTAAGGAATTGCAGAAAAG GGTTCTTGCTGCAGCTGCTAAAAGATCTGGGGAAGATAGTGAAG GTTCAAACGAAAAAGATGATAATGCATCAGATGGAAGCAAGAGAGACCGTATGATGCCAAATTTATGTGTGATATGCCTTGAGCAGGAGTACAATGCGGTTTTTGTCCC ATGCGGTCATATGTGCTGTTGTACAACTTGCTCCTTACACCTGACCAGTTGCCCTCTCTGCCGGAGACGAATTGATCAGGCTGTGAAGACTTTCCGTCATTAA
- the LOC103432452 gene encoding BTB/POZ and MATH domain-containing protein 2-like, whose product MGKVLRETSRPSSSSSSPASLPPPTTTASTSITETVNGTHHFKINGYSLSKGIGIGKYIASDTFNVGGFSWAIYFYPDGKSVEDNAAYVSLFIALASEGTDVRALFELTLLDQSGNERHKVHSHFGRTLDSGPYTLKYRGSMWGYKRFFKRTSLETSDYLKDDCLSVNCMVGVVKSHTQGPKIYSIPIPPSSMTHQFGKLLETGKGTDVSFEVDEEIFCAHKLVLAARSPVFRAQLFGPMKDQNTRCIKVEDIEAPVFKALLHFIYWDSLPDMEELTGINSNGASTLMAQHLLAAADRYGLDRLRLMCEANLCQDVAINNVATTLALAEQHHCSQLKPVCLRFIANPGNLLGVMQTDGYKHLKESCPSILTDLLEYVASVNEHSASLFRQGNEAIPDGSDIHGRRVKQRL is encoded by the exons ATGGGTAAGGTTCTCAGAGAAACCTCCAGGCCCTCGtcgtcttcgtcttctccaGCCTCTTTGCCGCCTCCGACCACCACTGCGTCGACGTCGATCACCGAGACCGTCAACGGGACCCACCATTTCAAGATCAACGGCTATTCGCTGTCCAAGGGGATTGGGATTGGCAAGTACATAGCTTCCGATACGTTTAATGTGGGTGGGTTTTCGTGGGCCATCTATTTCTACCCGGACGGCAAGAGCGTTGAGGACAATGCCGCCTACGTCTCGCTCTTCATCGCGCTCGCCAGCGAAGGAACCGATGTGAGAGCGCTGTTCGAATTGACGCTTTTGGACCAGAGCGGGAACGAGAGGCACAAGGTGCATAGCCATTTCGGGAGGACATTGGATAGCGGCCCTTACACGCTCAAGTATCGCGGAAGCATGTG GGGTTACAAACGTTTTTTCAAAAGAACTTCTTTGGAGACATCAGACTACCTTAAAGATGATTGCCTATCAGTCAACTGTATGGTTGGTGTTGTCAAGTCACATACACAGGGACCAAAAATTTACTCTATACCGATACCGCCATCCAGCATGACCCATCAGTTTGGCAAGCTACTGGAAACCGGAAAGGGAACTGATGTAAGTTTCGAAGTGGACGAGGAAATTTTCTGTGCTCACAAGTTGGTCCTAGCAGCTCGATCACCTGTATTCCGGGCCCAACTATTTGGTCCCATGAAAGATCAGAACACTCGTTGCATAAAAGTTGAGGACATAGAGGCTCCAGTCTTCAAG GCGTTACTTCATTTTATATACTGGGATTCACTGCCTGACATGGAAGAGCTTACTGGAATCAACTCCAATGGGGCTTCCACTTTGATGGCTCAGCATCTGCTTGCAGCAGCGGATCGCTATGGCTTAGACAGGCTCAGGTTGATGTGTGAGGCAAATCTTTGCCAGGATGTCGCTATAAACAATGTGGCAACGACATTAGCTTTGGCAGAACAACATCACTGCTCCCAGCTGAAACCTGTGTGTCTCAGATTCATTGCAAATCCCGGAAATCTATTAG gtgTTATGCAAACAGATGGTTACAAACACTTGAAGGAAAGCTGCCCGTCCATTCTGACCGATCTCTTGGAATATGTAGCTAGTGTTAATGAGCATTCTGCATCCTTATTTAGGCAAGGGAATGAAGCTATTCCCGATGGCAGTGACATCCATGGCAGGCGGGTGAAGCAAAGGCTATAG
- the LOC103432453 gene encoding uncharacterized protein has product MADKVCLMAFHVYPHGLVLNQEQPMSSIKDFQSFMPSFGAKEEITKLGSLKLMSQQCEEPWKLKSGVPEANWFVKTVSEIERPALNVQDVHPDSLLFSCGIAEHFIRREKMLQFLRSGESEVERGGVDITLLYDLMGLHEMGQLPSMPSLVYPSRELNTQKPLLDFVGSLHWSSKVTVQPDGLVLFTGTEAEMKHLLSVVAEFYSLRNTVVWKKHSVLVPHFKSVGSREAGVIIDGTSFNMQATTLAPLKSPEKVKTKAKPKQKSGKKAGKDRDLYKRNYFHACESLLSIMMSRKQNGKLAILSLKRSGPELPDLLTQFSAAIAGTGLAVLFSVLCKVASGRVPFCAYKLLNTGVAFALVWLSWGVNKLRDTIVETSKNSKKRALKEEEIMERVDRSVKEIYLRAGTLMAVAVLRLA; this is encoded by the exons ATGGCGGATAAGGTTTGCCTGATGGCGTTTCATGTTTACCCTCACGGCCTCGTTCTGAACCAGGAGCAACCCATGAGCTCTATCAAG GATTTCCAATCATTTATGCCAAGTTTTGGAGCAAAGGAGGAAATCACAAAGTTAGGATCTTTGAAATTGATGTCACAGCAATGCGAGGAGCCATGGAAACTCAAAAGTGGAGTGCCGGAGGCCAACTGGTTTGTAAAGACTGTCTCAGAAATTGAAAGACCTGCTCTGAATGTGCAAG ATGTTCATCCGGACTCATTGCTGTTCAGCTGTGGAATTGCCGAACATTTCATAAGACGTGAAAAAATGTTGCAGTTCCTCAGATCAGGAGAAAGTGAAGTGGAGAGAGGCGGAGTAGATATAACCTTACTATATGACTTGATGGGGTTACATGAAATGGGCCAACTACCATCAATGCCTTCTCTTGTCTACCCGAGTAGGGAGTTGAATACCCAGAAGCCCCTGTTGGACTTTGTAGGCAGCCTTCACTGGAGTTCGAAAGTTACAGTTCAGCCAGATGGTCTAGTCTTATTCACAGGTACCGAGGCTGAGATGAAGCATCTCCTTTCAGTTGTTGCTGAATTTTACTCCTTGAGAAACACAGTTGTTTGGAAAAAGCACTCTGTGTTGGTTCCACACTTTAAGAG TGTGGGGAGCCGGGAAGCAGGAGTTATTATTGATGGAACTTCGTTCAATATGCAAGCGACTACCCTTGCTCCCTTAAagag TCCTGAAAAAGTTAAGACAAAGGCGAAGCCAAAGCAGAAGAGTGGTAAAAAAGCGGGCAAAGATAGAGATCTCTACAAGAGGAACTATTTCCACGCCTGTGAGAGCCTTCTATCCATAATGATGAGCAGAAAGCAGAATGGGAAATTGGCAATCCTCTCACTTAAAAGATCTGGCCCCGAGCTTCCGGATCTCCTGACGCAGTTTTCTGCCGCTATTGCTGGAACTGGCTTGGCTGTCCTCTTCTCTGTCCTCTGTAAAGTAGCTTCTGGGAGGGTACCCTTTTGTGCGTACAAACTCTTGAATACTGGAGTTGCATTTGCATTAGTTTGGCTCTCTTGGGGGGTGAACAAACTGAGGGACACAATCGTTGAAACCAGCAAGAATTCAAAGAAGCGGGCTTTAAAAGAAGAGGAAATCATGGAAAGGGTAGATAGAAGCGTGAAGGAGATTTACTTGAGAGCGGGAACATTGATGGCAGTGGCGGTGTTGAGGCTTGCTTGA
- the LOC103432454 gene encoding elongation factor Tu, mitochondrial, producing the protein MAAVALRNPSSKRILPYSSQIYLCSRGSIAAAGSPISESAFGNDRSCSPCPWWRSMATFTRTKPHVNVGTIGHVDHGKTTLTAAITKVLAEEGKAKAVAFDEIDKAPEEKKRGITIATAHVEYETVKRHYAHVDCPGHADYVKNMITGAAQMDGGILVVSAPDGPMPQTKEHILLARQVGVPSLVCFLNKVDAVDDPELIELVEMELRELLSFYKFPGDEIPIVRGSALSALQGTNDEIGKKAILKLMESVDEYIPDPVRQLDKPFLMPIEDVFSIQGRGTVATGRVEQGTIKVGEEVEILGLHQGAPLKTVVTGVEMFKKILDHGQAGDNVGLLLRGLKREDIQRGQVIAKPGTVKTHKRFEAEIYVLTKDEGGRHTAFFSNYRPQFYLRTADITGKVELPENVKMVMPGDNVTAVFELIQPVPLEQGQRFALREGGRTVGAGVVSKVL; encoded by the exons ATGGCTGCGGTCGCTCTCAGAAACCCTAGCTCCAAGCGCATCCTCCCCTACTCCTCGCAAATCTACTTGTGCAGCCGAGGATCGATCGCCGCCGCCGGTTCTCCAATCTCCGAGTCCGCCTTCGGAAATGACCGATCTTGTAGCCCTTGTCCATGGTGGCGATCCATGGCCACCTTCACACGCAC AAAACCTCATGTGAATGTTGGAACAATTGGACACGTCGATCATGGAAAAACGACGCTGACTGCAGCAATTACAAAG GTACTGGCAGAAGAAGGGAAAGCTAAGGCCGTGGCCTTTGACGAAATTGATAAGGCCCCTGAGGAGAAAAAGAGAGGAATTACAATTGCAACG GCTCATGTAGAATACGAGACTGTTAAGCGCCATTATGCACACGTGGACTGCCCCGGACATGCAGATTATGTCAAA AACATGATTACTGGAGCTGCCCAAATGGATGGAGGTATTCTGGTCGTATCTGCTCCTGATGGGCCTATGCCACAAACTAAGGAACACATTCTGCTCGCCCGCCAA GTTGGTGTGCCATCACTTGTTTGTTTTCTCAATAAAGTTGATGCTGTTGATGATCCAGAGTTGATAGAGCTGGTTGAAATGGAGCTCCGTG AGCTTCTTAGCTTCTACAAGTTCCCTGGGGATGAAATCCCTATCGTCCGGGGTTCGGCTCTATCGGCTTTACAAGGCACAAATGATGAGATTGGCAAAAAAGCAATCTTAAAATTAATGGAATCTGTGGATGAGTACATTCCTGACCCTGTACGCCAGCTGGACAAACCCTTCCTGATGCCAATTGAAGATGTTTTCTCAATTCAA GGTCGTGGAACTGTTGCCACTGGCCGTGTTGAACAAGGGACCATCAAAGTTGGTGAGGAAGTTGAGATTCTGGGGTTACATCAG gGTGCTCCTTTGAAAACAGTGGTGACCGGTGTTGAGATGTTCAAGAAAATCTTGGATCATGGGCAA GCTGGTGATAATGTCGGTCTTCTTCTTAGAGGTCTAAAGAGGGAAGATATCCAACGAGGACAG GTAATTGCCAAGCCAGGAACCGTGAAGACACACAAGAGGTTTGAAGCAGAGATATACGTCCTCACAAAGGATGAAGGTGGACGCCACACTGCCTTTTTCTCAAACTACAGGCCTCAGTTTTATTTGAGGACAGCAGATATTACTGGAAAGGTAGAATTGCCCGAAAATGTTAAGATGGTTATGCCAGGAGACAACGTGACTGCAGTTTTTGAGCTGATTCAGCCGGTTCCTCTTGAACAAG GACAAAGATTTGCCTTGAGGGAGGGAGGAAGAACAGTCGGTGCAGGAGTTGTTTCCAAGGTACTTTGA